A portion of the Deinococcus peraridilitoris DSM 19664 genome contains these proteins:
- the radA gene encoding DNA repair protein RadA codes for MAKVLSKYECASCSYQAAKPLGRCPNCQAWNSFEEVAVALPGKGAALGGAYGGVKGGKLTALSNVGRREEPRISSGIGELDRVLGGGLVAGGVILIGGEPGIGKSTLLLQVADALALSGRSVLYVAGEESLEQIRLRADRLGVKGEIQLTRDTRAEHVSALMAEHKPALCIVDSIQTVQIEGDGAPGGVAQVREATSMLTRAAKESGTATVLVGHVTKEGTVAGPKVMEHIVDTTVFLESVGQYRLLRSVKNRFGQAGELGVFEMREAGLVAVDNPSAAFLAERPVGAPGSVVAATMDGHRPLLLEVQALCAKTPFPNPRRVVVGLDPRRVDVVLAVLERRLDLTLGGLDVFVNLAGGLKVPDPGLDLAVALAVYSAVVGKALPADVAVFGEVGLAGEVRTVVSALRRAEEASRAGYSRQIVPPGVQGRGVSSVEDALKFLWSPA; via the coding sequence GTGGCTAAAGTTCTCAGCAAATACGAGTGCGCGTCCTGCAGCTATCAGGCCGCCAAGCCACTGGGCCGCTGTCCGAACTGCCAGGCCTGGAATTCCTTCGAGGAAGTCGCCGTGGCACTGCCCGGCAAGGGTGCGGCGCTGGGCGGCGCTTATGGCGGGGTCAAGGGCGGCAAGCTCACCGCACTGTCAAATGTGGGGCGGCGTGAGGAGCCACGCATCTCCAGCGGTATCGGTGAGCTTGACCGGGTGCTGGGCGGCGGGCTGGTCGCGGGAGGCGTGATCCTGATCGGCGGCGAACCAGGCATCGGGAAATCCACGCTGCTGCTGCAGGTGGCCGACGCGCTCGCGCTGAGTGGCCGGAGCGTGCTGTACGTCGCCGGCGAGGAGAGCCTGGAGCAGATTCGGCTGCGCGCCGACCGGCTGGGGGTGAAAGGCGAGATTCAGCTGACCCGCGACACGCGCGCCGAGCACGTCAGCGCCTTGATGGCCGAGCATAAACCGGCACTGTGCATCGTGGATTCGATTCAGACCGTGCAGATCGAGGGTGACGGCGCTCCCGGCGGTGTCGCCCAGGTACGCGAGGCCACGTCGATGCTGACGCGCGCGGCCAAGGAGAGCGGCACGGCGACCGTGCTGGTCGGTCACGTCACCAAAGAAGGCACGGTGGCCGGACCCAAGGTGATGGAGCATATCGTCGACACCACAGTGTTCCTGGAGTCGGTCGGGCAGTACCGTCTGCTGCGCAGCGTCAAGAACCGCTTCGGACAGGCCGGAGAGCTGGGCGTCTTCGAAATGCGCGAAGCGGGTCTGGTAGCGGTCGACAATCCTTCTGCTGCTTTCCTGGCCGAGCGCCCCGTGGGTGCGCCCGGAAGCGTGGTGGCCGCCACGATGGACGGGCACCGCCCGCTGCTGCTCGAAGTGCAGGCGCTGTGCGCCAAGACGCCCTTTCCCAATCCCCGGCGGGTGGTGGTCGGTCTCGACCCACGCCGGGTGGACGTGGTGCTGGCCGTGCTCGAGCGGCGCCTGGATCTGACGCTGGGCGGTCTGGACGTATTCGTGAACCTCGCAGGGGGCCTCAAGGTTCCCGATCCTGGTCTGGACCTCGCCGTGGCCCTGGCGGTCTACAGCGCCGTGGTCGGCAAGGCGCTGCCCGCCGACGTGGCAGTCTTCGGGGAAGTCGGCCTCGCGGGCGAGGTCCGCACGGTTGTGAGCGCCCTGCGCCGCGCCGAAGAAGCCAGCCGGGCCGGATACTCCCGGCAGATCGTGCCGCCCGGTGTTCAGGGACGAGGTGTGAGCAGCGTCGAGGACGCCCTCAAGTTCCTGTGGAGCCCGGCTTGA
- a CDS encoding PIN/TRAM domain-containing protein translates to MSLRVSFLFVGLLLGYGAGQLLARFALGSDPSALTNTIFLMVAGLLLAFLLGPRIERRVGAWTGELSTWLTRLDPRRVSAATAGLVTALLLGVLLSNLLARAPFYSWYINILVTIGLAVFFMYFALQNAAAFGALSWNDAPKRRSGAKVLDTNVIIDGRVLELARSGFLEGELLVPSFVLRELQFLADHADPQRRARGKRGLGVLEELRGLAQLHVHEWDVDGGLSVDDKLIRFTREIGAKLVSNDSNLSKVASLYGLRVLSIHEVALALRPKLAPGESLHITVTKSGQQSGQGVGYLDDGTMIVVEDGLRFKGRSIRVMVLSNVQTSVGRMIFARPEVETAS, encoded by the coding sequence ATGTCGCTGCGCGTGTCGTTCCTGTTTGTGGGTCTGCTCCTGGGGTATGGAGCAGGGCAGCTTCTGGCACGCTTCGCCCTGGGCTCGGACCCCAGCGCGCTGACCAACACCATCTTTCTGATGGTGGCTGGCCTTCTTCTGGCCTTTTTGCTCGGCCCCCGCATCGAACGCCGGGTGGGAGCCTGGACCGGCGAGCTCAGCACCTGGCTGACCCGACTCGATCCACGGCGGGTGTCGGCCGCGACCGCTGGCCTCGTCACTGCGCTGCTGCTGGGAGTGCTGCTGAGCAACCTGCTGGCGCGTGCGCCGTTTTACTCGTGGTACATCAACATCCTGGTCACCATCGGCCTGGCAGTCTTTTTCATGTATTTTGCACTGCAGAACGCGGCAGCCTTCGGCGCCCTTTCCTGGAATGACGCTCCGAAGCGCCGCAGTGGCGCCAAAGTCCTCGACACGAACGTCATCATCGACGGACGCGTGCTGGAACTGGCGCGCAGCGGCTTTCTGGAAGGCGAACTGCTGGTTCCTTCGTTTGTACTGCGCGAGTTGCAGTTTCTCGCCGATCACGCCGATCCTCAGCGTCGGGCACGGGGCAAGCGGGGGCTGGGCGTTCTCGAAGAGCTGCGTGGGCTGGCGCAGCTGCACGTACATGAATGGGATGTCGATGGGGGCCTCAGCGTCGATGACAAGCTGATCCGCTTTACGCGTGAGATTGGCGCCAAACTGGTTTCGAACGATTCCAACCTCAGCAAGGTGGCCAGTCTGTACGGCCTGCGGGTGCTGAGCATTCACGAGGTCGCGCTGGCCCTGCGCCCCAAACTCGCTCCGGGTGAATCACTCCACATCACCGTCACCAAGTCCGGTCAGCAGTCGGGGCAAGGGGTGGGTTACCTCGATGACGGCACCATGATCGTTGTCGAGGACGGTCTGCGCTTCAAGGGCAGAAGCATCCGGGTGATGGTGCTCAGCAACGTCCAGACCAGTGTGGGGCGCATGATCTTTGCCCGGCCCGAAGTCGAAACCGCCTCCTGA
- a CDS encoding M3 family oligoendopeptidase, with product MTLPRWNTSSLFPSLSSTEFQLAFDAVIEEISALARTFDELDVRAGGQVQDPRAALETVLTDLNGLSQRLQGVSAFIQAFVTTDAKNALAQARQSELATKTVMLGQLNTRFQAWVGSLGAGLESVLAESELARAHEFPLRKAVTYAQHQMSGGEEELASLLNLSGATAWAKLHGNITSQLTVPFRGEELPMSAIRNLASSEDRAVRREAYNAELAAWERVEIPLAAALNGIKGQVNVINRRRNWPDSVEPTLLQNSIDRQTLSAMQAAVVASLPDFRRYFRAKARLLGNTELAFYDLFAPVGQTSKSWSYEEAQEFIESQFRSYSDKLADFAVRAFREDWMDVPPAGGKRDGAFCMGWRPGESRILLNYRPDLDSVSTLAHELGHAYHNLCLKERTPLQKSTPMTLAETASIFCETIAVNAALQGARGAEKLYILETQLQGHAQVVVDIHSRFLFERSVFEAREGRDLAPQELSELMLQAQRATYGDGLSGELHPYMWAVKGHYYSGGLSYYNYPYTFGLLFGLGLYAQYQQRPDQFREGYDELLSATGLADAATLAARFGIDTRSKAFWTGSLNVIRANIDEYERIALGAPV from the coding sequence ATGACCCTTCCGCGTTGGAACACCAGCTCGCTCTTTCCTTCCCTCTCGTCCACCGAATTTCAACTGGCGTTCGACGCGGTAATCGAAGAAATCAGTGCGCTGGCCCGAACGTTCGACGAACTCGATGTGCGCGCCGGTGGGCAGGTGCAAGACCCCAGGGCCGCGCTGGAAACGGTGCTGACCGACCTGAACGGGCTTTCGCAACGTTTGCAGGGCGTGAGCGCGTTCATTCAGGCCTTTGTCACCACCGACGCAAAAAATGCGCTGGCACAGGCCCGCCAGAGCGAACTGGCCACCAAAACGGTGATGCTGGGACAGCTCAACACCCGTTTTCAGGCCTGGGTGGGCAGCCTCGGTGCAGGACTCGAGAGCGTCCTCGCAGAAAGCGAACTGGCGCGCGCCCACGAATTCCCGCTGCGCAAGGCGGTGACCTACGCGCAACACCAGATGAGCGGGGGTGAAGAGGAACTCGCCAGCCTGCTCAACCTCTCGGGCGCCACTGCCTGGGCCAAGCTGCACGGCAACATCACCAGCCAGCTGACGGTGCCGTTTCGGGGTGAAGAATTGCCCATGTCGGCCATTCGCAATCTTGCGTCCAGCGAGGACCGTGCAGTGCGCCGTGAGGCGTACAACGCCGAACTGGCCGCATGGGAGCGCGTCGAGATTCCGCTCGCGGCAGCGCTCAACGGCATCAAGGGACAGGTCAACGTGATCAACCGGCGTCGCAACTGGCCCGACTCGGTTGAACCGACCCTGCTGCAAAACAGCATTGACCGCCAGACCCTCTCCGCCATGCAAGCAGCGGTGGTGGCCAGCCTGCCCGACTTCCGCCGGTATTTTCGTGCCAAAGCGCGCCTGCTGGGAAACACCGAACTGGCCTTTTATGATCTCTTCGCGCCAGTCGGCCAGACCAGCAAAAGCTGGAGCTACGAGGAAGCCCAGGAATTCATCGAGTCGCAGTTTCGTTCGTACAGCGACAAGCTGGCCGACTTCGCGGTGCGTGCCTTTCGCGAGGACTGGATGGACGTGCCGCCCGCCGGCGGCAAGCGCGACGGCGCCTTCTGCATGGGCTGGCGTCCCGGTGAAAGCCGCATTCTGCTCAATTACCGCCCCGACCTCGACTCGGTCAGTACCCTGGCGCACGAACTGGGTCACGCCTACCACAACCTGTGTCTGAAAGAGCGCACTCCCCTGCAGAAATCCACGCCGATGACCCTCGCCGAAACGGCCAGCATCTTCTGCGAAACGATTGCCGTCAATGCGGCTTTGCAAGGCGCGCGGGGTGCAGAGAAACTCTACATCCTCGAAACGCAGCTGCAGGGTCACGCACAGGTGGTGGTGGACATCCACTCGCGCTTTTTGTTCGAGAGGAGTGTCTTCGAAGCGCGTGAAGGACGCGACCTCGCGCCGCAGGAACTCAGCGAGCTGATGTTGCAGGCACAGCGCGCCACATACGGTGATGGGCTGTCAGGCGAACTGCACCCGTACATGTGGGCCGTCAAGGGGCATTACTACAGCGGTGGTCTGAGTTACTACAACTATCCGTACACGTTCGGGCTCCTGTTCGGGCTGGGACTCTACGCGCAGTACCAGCAGCGGCCGGACCAGTTCCGTGAAGGCTACGACGAACTGCTGTCGGCGACCGGCCTGGCCGACGCAGCCACGCTCGCTGCCCGATTCGGCATCGACACGCGCAGTAAGGCGTTCTGGACCGGCAGCCTGAACGTCATTCGCGCCAACATCGATGAATACGAGCGCATCGCCCTGGGGGCGCCGGTCTGA
- a CDS encoding 3-isopropylmalate dehydratase large subunit, which translates to MGMTIAEKILAANSGHDSVVPGQLLEVSTSWVLCHEITTPAALRMLEERGMNRVFDPERIVAVPDHSVPAMNIKAAKMYQKLKSWVHENGIRHFFDVGRGGIAHVVLENTGLIKPGETLVSGDSHTCNAGALGAFATGVGSTDLAGAIYAGKVWFKVPETMLIRVTGEMQPGTTPKDIVLEVIKRIGADGANYMVMEWVGDTIDRMDMEGRFTLTNMAIEAGGKTGIVAVDDVTRDYLAARGVTPDQYTEFTSDPDAHYKVVIDVDASKVEPTVAYPHIPSNGRVAGSDKIAVTHAYVGSCTNGRISDLREVANILRDRKIADGVQMIVVPATQAIWKQAAQEGLMEIFVDAGASVSYPSCGACLGMHSGVLGPGDVCISSSNRNFVGRMGDPSAEIYLASPATVAASAVNGFISDPRDFLAAGAAD; encoded by the coding sequence ATGGGGATGACCATCGCAGAAAAGATACTGGCAGCCAACAGCGGACACGATTCGGTCGTGCCGGGTCAGCTGCTGGAAGTCAGCACCAGCTGGGTGCTGTGCCACGAAATCACCACGCCCGCCGCCCTGCGCATGCTCGAAGAGCGCGGTATGAACCGGGTCTTCGATCCCGAGCGGATCGTCGCGGTGCCCGACCACAGCGTGCCTGCCATGAACATCAAGGCGGCCAAGATGTACCAGAAGCTCAAAAGCTGGGTGCACGAAAACGGTATCCGGCATTTCTTCGACGTGGGCCGCGGGGGAATCGCGCACGTCGTGCTGGAAAACACCGGTTTGATCAAGCCCGGTGAGACGCTGGTCAGCGGCGACAGCCACACTTGCAACGCGGGCGCGCTGGGGGCGTTTGCTACCGGCGTCGGCAGCACCGACCTGGCGGGCGCGATCTACGCGGGCAAAGTGTGGTTCAAGGTGCCGGAAACGATGCTGATTCGCGTCACGGGCGAGATGCAGCCCGGCACGACGCCCAAGGACATCGTGCTGGAAGTCATCAAGCGCATCGGCGCCGACGGCGCGAACTACATGGTGATGGAGTGGGTGGGTGACACCATCGACCGCATGGACATGGAAGGTCGTTTCACGCTGACCAACATGGCCATCGAAGCGGGGGGAAAGACCGGCATCGTGGCCGTGGATGACGTGACGCGCGATTACCTCGCGGCGCGCGGAGTCACGCCGGACCAATACACCGAGTTCACGAGCGACCCCGACGCGCACTATAAGGTCGTAATCGACGTCGACGCCTCGAAGGTGGAGCCGACCGTCGCTTACCCGCACATTCCCAGCAACGGCAGGGTGGCCGGAAGCGACAAGATCGCCGTGACACACGCTTATGTGGGTAGCTGCACCAACGGACGTATCAGCGACCTGCGGGAAGTGGCAAACATCCTGCGTGACCGCAAAATTGCCGACGGCGTGCAGATGATCGTCGTGCCCGCCACGCAGGCAATCTGGAAGCAGGCGGCCCAGGAAGGCCTGATGGAAATTTTCGTGGACGCCGGGGCGAGTGTCAGCTATCCCTCATGTGGAGCCTGCCTGGGGATGCACTCGGGCGTGCTGGGGCCGGGTGACGTGTGCATCTCCAGCAGCAACCGCAACTTCGTGGGCCGTATGGGTGACCCCAGCGCCGAGATTTACCTCGCTTCACCCGCGACAGTGGCCGCGAGCGCCGTGAACGGCTTTATCAGCGACCCGCGCGATTTCCTGGCGGCAGGCGCGGCCGACTGA
- a CDS encoding 3-isopropylmalate dehydratase small subunit, whose translation MPKVHVFGRDHINTDEIIPARHLTTDVEAELAKFAMEDYDKDFVRRVESGDIVVAGADFGCGSSREHAVWALRGAGVGAVIAPNFARIFYRNAINNGFLALECERVTQAFQDGDEADLDLQGGTITNKRTGEALTFVPVPQFALDVQKAGGWLEYMREQEQRNALQEAGA comes from the coding sequence ATGCCCAAGGTACATGTCTTCGGACGCGACCACATCAACACCGACGAGATCATTCCGGCCCGTCACCTCACCACGGACGTGGAAGCCGAGCTGGCCAAATTTGCCATGGAAGACTACGACAAGGATTTCGTACGGCGCGTCGAGAGTGGCGACATCGTCGTGGCGGGCGCCGACTTCGGATGTGGCTCCTCACGCGAACACGCCGTCTGGGCCTTGCGAGGTGCGGGCGTGGGCGCGGTGATCGCCCCGAACTTCGCGCGGATCTTTTACCGCAATGCCATCAACAACGGCTTTCTAGCGCTCGAATGCGAACGCGTCACCCAAGCCTTTCAGGACGGCGACGAGGCCGACCTCGACCTTCAGGGAGGCACCATCACCAACAAACGCACCGGTGAGGCCCTGACCTTTGTGCCGGTGCCGCAGTTCGCGCTGGACGTACAGAAAGCCGGAGGCTGGTTAGAATACATGCGCGAGCAGGAGCAACGTAACGCACTTCAGGAGGCAGGCGCATGA
- the leuB gene encoding 3-isopropylmalate dehydrogenase encodes MINKVPHVVVLPGDGIGPEVTQAAVTVLREVLPDVRIEELPIGGAAVDASGSPFPAEVEAAAKRSDAVLLGTVGGPKWEGLPRAMRPEMGLLALRKSLGAFANLRPVRVLSGLEHLSPLRPERARGVDILIVRELLGGIYFDGGREKREEEAFNTMRYSKAEIERVAKVAFWAAQQRRGHVTSVDKANVLEVSELWRETVTGVRSAHYRDVGLRHEYVDSAAMLIVTDPARYDVIVTENLFGDILSDLAAVIPGSLGLMPSASLGDGPGLFEPIHGSAPDIAGQGVANPAAAILSAGMMLRHSLGRPGLANRIDNAVNTALRSNPTRDLGGSANTEEFTARVLEALVGTSVEV; translated from the coding sequence ATGATAAACAAAGTTCCCCACGTGGTGGTGCTGCCCGGCGACGGCATCGGACCCGAAGTCACCCAGGCCGCCGTCACGGTGCTGCGCGAGGTGCTGCCCGACGTTCGTATCGAGGAGCTGCCCATCGGCGGCGCCGCGGTGGACGCCTCGGGCTCGCCTTTTCCTGCTGAGGTCGAGGCGGCCGCGAAGCGCAGCGACGCCGTGCTGCTCGGCACGGTCGGTGGACCCAAATGGGAAGGCCTGCCGCGCGCCATGCGCCCCGAGATGGGCCTGCTGGCACTGCGCAAAAGCCTCGGGGCCTTTGCCAATCTGCGTCCCGTGCGGGTACTGAGCGGCCTTGAGCACCTCTCTCCGCTGCGTCCGGAGCGCGCTCGTGGCGTGGACATCCTGATCGTGCGCGAGCTGCTCGGTGGAATCTACTTCGACGGGGGCCGCGAGAAGCGCGAAGAGGAAGCCTTCAACACCATGCGCTACTCGAAAGCGGAGATCGAGCGGGTGGCCAAGGTCGCGTTCTGGGCCGCGCAGCAGCGGCGCGGGCACGTGACCAGCGTGGACAAGGCCAACGTGCTGGAAGTCAGCGAGCTGTGGCGCGAGACCGTCACGGGCGTGCGGAGCGCGCACTACCGTGACGTGGGCCTGCGTCACGAGTACGTCGACAGCGCCGCCATGCTGATCGTCACCGACCCGGCGCGCTACGACGTCATCGTGACCGAGAACCTCTTCGGGGACATCCTGTCGGACCTCGCGGCGGTCATTCCGGGCTCTTTGGGCCTGATGCCCTCGGCCAGCCTGGGTGACGGTCCGGGGCTCTTTGAGCCCATTCACGGCAGTGCGCCCGACATTGCCGGCCAGGGCGTGGCCAACCCGGCGGCGGCGATCCTTTCGGCAGGCATGATGCTGCGCCACAGCCTGGGGCGGCCGGGGCTCGCCAACCGCATTGACAATGCCGTGAACACCGCCCTGCGCTCGAATCCCACGCGTGACCTGGGCGGCAGCGCGAACACCGAGGAATTTACCGCGCGCGTGCTCGAAGCACTGGTGGGAACCTCGGTCGAGGTGTAA
- the ilvB gene encoding biosynthetic-type acetolactate synthase large subunit, producing the protein MNGAEALWATLLAHDLTTVFGYPGGAIMPVYDALTAYPDIRHILTRHEQGAAHAAEGWAKATGRLGVCLATSGPGATNLVTGLADAMLDSVPVLAITGQVPRHLIGTDAFQEADITGITLPITKHNYLVRSAAELPGVVAEAIRMAQGGRPGPVLIDIPKDVQLEAFHGEIPGPQADFLAPEPSAQAIETALDALRGAKRPVLMVGGGAQGSAEDITAFARAWNIPTITTLMGLGVFPASDPLWLGMPGMHGSVAANRAIQDADVLVAMGLRFDDRVTGRVAGFAPGAHIIHVDIDAAEISKIIRAHVPVRGDAGASARRLTERAEPLSHPEWEAQLREWKARVIVHDRWSAGYAIHAICARLRPDDILSTDVGQHQMLAAQLARFEKPRRWLTSGGLGTMGFGFPAALGAALAEPQVRSIVIAGDGGFQMTAQELATLTRYDIPVKIAVINNNYLGMVRQWQEMFHGKRYSEVYLGESNPDFIKLADAYNIKGWRAGNEQELPGAIDSWLDFDGPALLECVVPQEHGVFPMVPSGAALDEMVEKAPEGVSQ; encoded by the coding sequence ATGAACGGCGCCGAAGCCCTCTGGGCGACCCTGCTGGCCCACGACCTCACCACGGTCTTCGGATATCCGGGCGGCGCGATCATGCCGGTCTATGACGCCCTGACCGCCTACCCCGACATCCGCCACATCCTGACCCGCCACGAGCAGGGGGCCGCGCACGCCGCCGAAGGCTGGGCCAAGGCGACCGGTCGCCTTGGCGTGTGTCTCGCCACCAGCGGGCCGGGCGCGACGAATCTGGTGACCGGCCTCGCCGACGCGATGCTCGACAGCGTACCCGTGCTGGCCATCACCGGCCAGGTGCCCCGCCACCTGATCGGCACGGACGCGTTTCAGGAAGCCGACATCACCGGGATCACGCTGCCCATTACCAAGCACAACTACCTGGTGCGCAGCGCGGCAGAACTGCCCGGAGTGGTCGCCGAAGCCATTCGCATGGCACAAGGCGGAAGGCCGGGACCGGTCCTGATCGACATTCCCAAGGACGTGCAGCTCGAAGCCTTTCATGGCGAGATTCCGGGCCCGCAGGCCGACTTTCTGGCCCCCGAACCCTCGGCGCAGGCCATCGAGACCGCCCTGGACGCCCTGCGCGGTGCCAAGAGGCCGGTGCTGATGGTAGGCGGCGGCGCGCAGGGGTCGGCCGAGGACATCACCGCCTTCGCGCGGGCCTGGAACATCCCGACCATCACCACCCTGATGGGTCTGGGTGTGTTTCCGGCGTCCGATCCCCTGTGGCTGGGCATGCCCGGCATGCACGGCAGCGTGGCCGCCAACCGCGCCATTCAGGACGCCGACGTGCTGGTCGCCATGGGCCTGCGCTTCGACGACCGGGTGACGGGCCGGGTGGCGGGCTTCGCGCCGGGCGCCCACATCATCCACGTCGACATTGACGCTGCCGAGATCAGCAAGATCATCCGCGCCCACGTGCCGGTGCGCGGCGACGCGGGCGCGAGCGCGCGCCGCCTGACCGAACGCGCCGAACCCCTGTCGCACCCCGAGTGGGAAGCGCAGCTGCGCGAGTGGAAGGCGCGTGTCATCGTGCACGACCGCTGGAGCGCCGGTTACGCCATTCACGCCATTTGCGCCCGACTGCGTCCCGACGACATCCTCTCGACCGACGTGGGGCAGCACCAGATGCTCGCCGCGCAACTCGCGCGTTTCGAGAAGCCGCGCCGCTGGCTGACCTCGGGCGGCCTGGGGACCATGGGCTTTGGCTTTCCGGCAGCCCTGGGCGCGGCACTCGCAGAGCCGCAGGTCCGCTCGATCGTGATTGCCGGAGACGGCGGCTTTCAGATGACCGCGCAGGAACTGGCGACCCTGACCCGCTACGACATCCCGGTCAAGATCGCGGTCATCAACAACAACTACCTCGGCATGGTGCGCCAGTGGCAGGAGATGTTTCACGGCAAGCGCTACAGCGAGGTGTACCTCGGCGAAAGCAACCCGGACTTCATCAAGCTGGCGGACGCCTACAACATCAAAGGCTGGCGCGCCGGGAACGAGCAGGAACTGCCCGGCGCCATCGACAGCTGGCTCGACTTTGACGGTCCCGCCCTGCTGGAGTGCGTGGTGCCCCAGGAACATGGTGTCTTTCCGATGGTTCCGTCGGGCGCGGCGCTCGACGAGATGGTCGAGAAAGCCCCGGAAGGCGTGTCGCAATGA
- the ilvN gene encoding acetolactate synthase small subunit, translating into MTAPASEFLLSLIVRDEPRVLTRVASLIGRRGYNIRSLSVGTTEVPGVSRMTLVVQGDRSVVENAIRQLEKLQDVLRVVDHAQEKFVDRELVLVKVRINSSEDRVEVRHIADDFRARIVDVGRHALMFEVTGDEGKITAFIEQMRPFGILETMRTGRVALTRGSNADIPGHVYSEGPSQALEPVVTRR; encoded by the coding sequence ATGACCGCGCCCGCTTCGGAGTTTCTGCTCTCGCTGATCGTGCGCGACGAGCCACGGGTCCTGACGCGTGTTGCCAGCCTGATCGGACGGCGCGGCTACAACATTCGCAGCCTCAGCGTCGGCACGACCGAGGTGCCCGGCGTGAGCCGCATGACGCTGGTGGTGCAGGGAGACCGCAGCGTCGTCGAGAACGCCATCCGGCAGCTGGAAAAGCTGCAGGACGTGCTGCGGGTGGTGGACCACGCACAGGAAAAGTTCGTGGACCGCGAGCTGGTGCTGGTCAAGGTCCGCATCAACTCCAGCGAGGACCGCGTCGAGGTGCGTCACATTGCCGACGACTTCCGCGCGCGCATCGTCGACGTGGGCCGGCACGCCCTGATGTTCGAGGTCACCGGCGACGAGGGCAAGATCACCGCCTTCATCGAACAGATGCGCCCCTTTGGCATCCTGGAGACCATGCGCACCGGACGCGTGGCCCTCACCCGCGGCAGCAACGCCGACATCCCGGGCCATGTGTATTCCGAGGGGCCCAGTCAGGCGCTGGAACCGGTTGTGACTCGCCGTTAG
- the ilvC gene encoding ketol-acid reductoisomerase: MPAKMYYDADVNLHTLAEKTIAIIGYGSQAHAHAQNLRDSGLDVVVGLREGSPSRPKALHAGLRVASIEDATREADVVMILIPDEHQPRVYEESIAPNLSEGKALAFGHGFNVHFGRITPPENVDVFLVAPKGPGHMLRRVYVEGAGMPSIFAIHQDASGNARDVALAYAKGIGGTRAGVLETTFKEETETDLFGEQSVLCGGMTHLIQAGFETLIEAGYQPEIAYFETLHEVKLIVDLIYEKGFAGMRHSISNTAEYGDYVTGPKIITAQTKDTMREVLARIQSGEFARDFVSETEEGYPNMKRWRGEMNEHPLEVVGKQLRDMMPFIEKKELEV, from the coding sequence ATGCCCGCAAAAATGTACTACGACGCCGACGTCAACCTCCACACCCTCGCCGAGAAGACCATCGCGATCATCGGATACGGCTCGCAGGCCCACGCGCACGCGCAGAACCTGCGCGACAGCGGGCTCGACGTGGTGGTCGGCCTGCGCGAGGGTAGCCCCAGCCGCCCCAAGGCGCTGCACGCCGGGCTGCGCGTCGCCAGCATCGAGGACGCGACCCGTGAAGCCGACGTCGTGATGATCCTGATTCCCGACGAGCACCAGCCGCGCGTGTACGAGGAGAGCATTGCCCCGAACCTCAGCGAGGGCAAGGCCCTGGCCTTTGGTCACGGCTTCAACGTGCACTTCGGGCGCATCACACCGCCCGAGAACGTCGACGTGTTCCTGGTCGCCCCGAAAGGCCCCGGCCACATGCTGCGCCGGGTCTACGTGGAAGGCGCCGGGATGCCCAGCATCTTCGCGATCCACCAGGACGCCAGCGGCAACGCCCGCGACGTGGCGCTGGCATACGCCAAGGGCATCGGCGGCACCCGTGCCGGGGTGCTGGAAACCACCTTCAAGGAAGAAACCGAGACCGACCTCTTCGGCGAGCAGAGCGTGCTGTGCGGCGGCATGACGCACCTGATCCAGGCGGGCTTCGAGACCCTGATCGAGGCCGGGTATCAGCCCGAAATCGCTTACTTCGAGACGCTGCACGAGGTGAAGCTCATCGTGGACCTGATCTACGAGAAGGGCTTCGCCGGCATGCGCCACTCGATCAGCAACACCGCCGAGTACGGTGACTACGTGACCGGCCCCAAGATCATCACCGCGCAGACCAAGGACACCATGCGCGAAGTGCTCGCCCGCATCCAGAGCGGTGAGTTCGCCCGTGACTTCGTGTCCGAGACCGAAGAGGGTTATCCCAACATGAAGCGCTGGCGCGGCGAGATGAACGAGCATCCGCTCGAGGTGGTGGGCAAGCAGCTGCGCGACATGATGCCGTTCATCGAGAAAAAAGAACTGGAAGTCTGA